Proteins from a single region of Zonotrichia leucophrys gambelii isolate GWCS_2022_RI chromosome 17, RI_Zleu_2.0, whole genome shotgun sequence:
- the DNM1 gene encoding dynamin-1 isoform X8 produces MGNRGMEDLIPLVNRLQDAFAAIGQNANLDLPQIAVVGGQSAGKSSVLENFVGRDFLPRGSGIVTRRPLVLQLVNASTEYGEFLHCKGKKFTDFEEVRLEIEAETDRVTGSNKGISPVPINLRVYSPHVLNLTLVDLPGMTKVPVGDQPPDIEFQIRDMLMQFVTKENCLILAVSPANSDLANSDALKIAKEVDPQGQRTIGVITKLDLMDEGTDARDVLENKLLPLRRGYIGVVNRSQKDIDGKKDIQAALAAERKFFLSHPAYRHMADRMGTPFLQKVLNQQLTNHIRDTLPGLRNKLQSQLLSIEKEVEEYKNFRPDDPARKTKALLQMVQQFAVDFEKRIEGSGDQIDTYELSGGARINRIFHERFPFELVKMEFDEKELRREISYAIKNIHGIRTGLFTPDMAFETIVKKQVKKIKEPCLKCVDMVISELINTVRQCTKKLSQYPHLREEMERIVTTHIREREGRTKDQVMLLIDIELAYMNTNHEDFIGFANAQQRSSQMSKKKAAGNQVIRKGWLTINNIGIMKGGSKEYWFVLTAENLSWYKDDEEKEKKYMLPVDNLKLRDVEKGFMSSKHIFALFNTEQRNVYKDYRQLELACETQEEVDSWKASFLRAGVYPERVGDKDKASEAEENGGDSFMHSMDPQLERQVETIRNLVDSYMAIVNKTIRDLMPKTIMHLMINNTKDFIHSELLANLYSCGDQNTLMEESAEQAQRRDEMLRMYHALKEALNIIGDINTSTISTPMPPPVDDSWLQVQSVPSGRRSPTSSPTPQRRAPAVPPARPGSRGPAPGPPPAGGSTLGGAPPVPSRPGASPDPFGPPPQVPSRPNRAPPGVPSRRGPASPTRPTIIRPAEPSLLDL; encoded by the exons GGACTTTCTGCCACGTGGATCTGGCATCGTAACCCGGCGCCCACTGGTCCTTCAGCTGGTCAATGCCAGCACAG AATATGGCGAGTTCCTACactgcaaaggaaagaaattcacCGATTTTGAGGAGGTCCGTTTGGAGATTGAGGCTGAAACAGATCGTGTTACTGGCTCCAACAAAGGGATTTCCCCTGTGCCCATCAATCTCCGAGTCTACTCTCCCCATG TCCTGAACCTGACCTTGGTGGATCTGCCGGGGATGACAAAAGTCCCTGTAGGGGATCAGCCCCCTGACATCGAGTTCCAGATCCGAGACATGCTCATGCAGTTTGTCACCAAAGAGAACTGCCTCATCCTAGCAGTATCCCCAGCCAACTCTGATCTGGCCAATTCTGATGCCCTGAAGATTGCAAAGGAGGTGGATCCTCAAG gCCAACGCACCATTGGGGTCATCACCAAGCTGGATCTTATGGATGAAGGAACTGATGCACGAGATGTGTTAGAAAACAAATTGCTTCCCCTCCGTAGGG GTTACATTGGTGTGGTCAACAGAAGTCAGAAGGACATAGATGGCAAGAAGGACAttcaggcagctctggctgcagagaggaagTTTTTTCTCTCCCACCCAGCCTACAGACACATGGCTGATCGCATGGGAACCCCCTTCCTGCAGAAAGTTCTGAACCAG CAACTGACCAACCACATCCGTGACACGCTGCCAGGGCTGCGGAAcaagctgcagagccagctgctgtCCATTGAGAAGGAGGTGGAGGAGTACAAGAACTTCCGCCCCGATGACCCTGCTCGCAAGACCAAAGCTCTGCTTCA GATGGTCCAGCAGTTTGCTGTGGACTTTGAGAAACGCATTGAAGGCTCTGGAGACCAAATTGACACCTATGAGCTGTCGGGAGGAGCTCGGATCAACCGCATCTTCCACGAGCGTTTCCCCTTTGAGCTGGTGAAG ATGGAGTTTGATGAGAAGGAGCTGCGGCGGGAGATCAGCTACGCCATCAAGAACATCCACGGTATCAG AACCGGTCTCTTCACACCTGACATGGCCTTTGAGACCATTGTGAAAAAGCAGGTGAAGAAGATTAAAGAGCCTTGCCTGAAATGCGTGGACATGGTCATTTCGGAGTTAATCAATACTGTTAGACAGTGCACCAAGAAG ctcagccagtACCCTCACCTGcgggaggagatggagaggaTTGTCACCACCCAcatcagggagagagagggcAGGACCAAGGACCAG GTTATGCTTCTAATAGACATTGAGCTGGCTTACATGAACACAAACCACGAGGATTTCATTGGCTTTGCCAA TgctcagcagaggagcagccagaTGAGCAAGAAGAAGGCAGCTGGTAACCAG GTGATCCGGAAAGGCTGGCTCACCATCAACAACATTGGGATCATGAAGGGTGGCTCCAAGGAGTATTGGTTTGTCCTGACAGCAGAGAACCTCTCCTGGTACAAGGATGATGAG gagaaggagaagaagtaCATGTTACCAGTGGATAACCTGAAACTGCGGGATGTGGAGAAGGGCTTCATGTCCAGCAAGCACATCTTTGCTCTCTTCAACACTGAACAGAG GAATGTTTACAAGGACTAccggcagctggagctggcctGTGAGACCCAGGAGGAGGTGGACAGCTGGAAGGCTTCCTTCCTTAGGGCAGGAGTGTACCCAGAGCGTGTTGGG GACAAGGACAAA gCCAGTGAAGCAGAGGAGAATGGAGGAGATAGTTTCATGCACTCCATGGATCCTCAGCTGGAGAGACAAGTGGAAACGATCAGGAACCTGGTGGATTCCTACATGGCAATTGTCAACAAAACCATCAGAGACCTCATGCCGAAGACAATCATGCACCTCATGATAAACAAT ACCAAGGACTTCATCCATTCAGAGCTGCTGGCAAACCTGTACTCCTGCGGGGACCAGAACACGCTGATGGAGGAGTCGGCGGAGCAGGCGCAGCGGCGCGACGAGATGCTGCGCATGTACCACGCGCTGAAGGAGGCCCTCAACATCATCGGGGACATCAACACCAGCACCATCAGCACCCCCATGCCCCCACCGGTGGACGACTCCTGGCTGCAGGTGCAGAGCGTACCGTCCGGACGCAG GTCCCCCACATCCAGCCCCACGCCGCAGAggagagctcctgcagtgcccccCGCCAGACCTGGGTCTCGCGGACCGGCTCCTGGGCCACCTCCTGCTGGTGGCTCCACGCTGGGTGGTGccccccctgtgccctccaggcCAGGTGCCTCTCCTGATCCCTTCGGGCCCCCACCTCAGGTTCCTTCTCGGCCCAACCGTGCTCCTCCTGGTGTTCCCAG
- the DNM1 gene encoding dynamin-1 isoform X14 — MGNRGMEDLIPLVNRLQDAFAAIGQNANLDLPQIAVVGGQSAGKSSVLENFVGRDFLPRGSGIVTRRPLVLQLVNASTEYGEFLHCKGKKFTDFEEVRLEIEAETDRVTGSNKGISPVPINLRVYSPHVLNLTLVDLPGMTKVPVGDQPPDIEFQIRDMLMQFVTKENCLILAVSPANSDLANSDALKIAKEVDPQGQRTIGVITKLDLMDEGTDARDVLENKLLPLRRGYIGVVNRSQKDIDGKKDIQAALAAERKFFLSHPAYRHMADRMGTPFLQKVLNQQLTNHIRDTLPGLRNKLQSQLLSIEKEVEEYKNFRPDDPARKTKALLQMVQQFAVDFEKRIEGSGDQIDTYELSGGARINRIFHERFPFELVKMEFDEKELRREISYAIKNIHGIRTGLFTPDLAFEAIVKKQVQKLKEPSLKCVDMVVSELTSTIRKCSEKLSQYPHLREEMERIVTTHIREREGRTKDQVMLLIDIELAYMNTNHEDFIGFANAQQRSSQMSKKKAAGNQDEILVIRKGWLTINNIGIMKGGSKEYWFVLTAENLSWYKDDEEKEKKYMLPVDNLKLRDVEKGFMSSKHIFALFNTEQRNVYKDYRQLELACETQEEVDSWKASFLRAGVYPERVGDKDKASEAEENGGDSFMHSMDPQLERQVETIRNLVDSYMAIVNKTIRDLMPKTIMHLMINNTKDFIHSELLANLYSCGDQNTLMEESAEQAQRRDEMLRMYHALKEALNIIGDINTSTISTPMPPPVDDSWLQVQSVPSGRRSPTSSPTPQRRAPAVPPARPGSRGPAPGPPPAGGSTLGGAPPVPSRPGASPDPFGPPPQVPSRPNRAPPGVPSCS, encoded by the exons GGACTTTCTGCCACGTGGATCTGGCATCGTAACCCGGCGCCCACTGGTCCTTCAGCTGGTCAATGCCAGCACAG AATATGGCGAGTTCCTACactgcaaaggaaagaaattcacCGATTTTGAGGAGGTCCGTTTGGAGATTGAGGCTGAAACAGATCGTGTTACTGGCTCCAACAAAGGGATTTCCCCTGTGCCCATCAATCTCCGAGTCTACTCTCCCCATG TCCTGAACCTGACCTTGGTGGATCTGCCGGGGATGACAAAAGTCCCTGTAGGGGATCAGCCCCCTGACATCGAGTTCCAGATCCGAGACATGCTCATGCAGTTTGTCACCAAAGAGAACTGCCTCATCCTAGCAGTATCCCCAGCCAACTCTGATCTGGCCAATTCTGATGCCCTGAAGATTGCAAAGGAGGTGGATCCTCAAG gCCAACGCACCATTGGGGTCATCACCAAGCTGGATCTTATGGATGAAGGAACTGATGCACGAGATGTGTTAGAAAACAAATTGCTTCCCCTCCGTAGGG GTTACATTGGTGTGGTCAACAGAAGTCAGAAGGACATAGATGGCAAGAAGGACAttcaggcagctctggctgcagagaggaagTTTTTTCTCTCCCACCCAGCCTACAGACACATGGCTGATCGCATGGGAACCCCCTTCCTGCAGAAAGTTCTGAACCAG CAACTGACCAACCACATCCGTGACACGCTGCCAGGGCTGCGGAAcaagctgcagagccagctgctgtCCATTGAGAAGGAGGTGGAGGAGTACAAGAACTTCCGCCCCGATGACCCTGCTCGCAAGACCAAAGCTCTGCTTCA GATGGTCCAGCAGTTTGCTGTGGACTTTGAGAAACGCATTGAAGGCTCTGGAGACCAAATTGACACCTATGAGCTGTCGGGAGGAGCTCGGATCAACCGCATCTTCCACGAGCGTTTCCCCTTTGAGCTGGTGAAG ATGGAGTTTGATGAGAAGGAGCTGCGGCGGGAGATCAGCTACGCCATCAAGAACATCCACGGTATCAG AACGGGTCTCTTCACGCCTGACCTCGCTTTTGAAGCCATAGTGAAAAAGCAGGTGCAGAAGTTGAAGGAGCCAAGTCTGAAGTGTGTGGATATGGTAGTGAGTGAGCTCACATCCACCATCAGAAAGTGTAGCGAAAag ctcagccagtACCCTCACCTGcgggaggagatggagaggaTTGTCACCACCCAcatcagggagagagagggcAGGACCAAGGACCAG GTTATGCTTCTAATAGACATTGAGCTGGCTTACATGAACACAAACCACGAGGATTTCATTGGCTTTGCCAA TgctcagcagaggagcagccagaTGAGCAAGAAGAAGGCAGCTGGTAACCAG GATGAGATCCTG GTGATCCGGAAAGGCTGGCTCACCATCAACAACATTGGGATCATGAAGGGTGGCTCCAAGGAGTATTGGTTTGTCCTGACAGCAGAGAACCTCTCCTGGTACAAGGATGATGAG gagaaggagaagaagtaCATGTTACCAGTGGATAACCTGAAACTGCGGGATGTGGAGAAGGGCTTCATGTCCAGCAAGCACATCTTTGCTCTCTTCAACACTGAACAGAG GAATGTTTACAAGGACTAccggcagctggagctggcctGTGAGACCCAGGAGGAGGTGGACAGCTGGAAGGCTTCCTTCCTTAGGGCAGGAGTGTACCCAGAGCGTGTTGGG GACAAGGACAAA gCCAGTGAAGCAGAGGAGAATGGAGGAGATAGTTTCATGCACTCCATGGATCCTCAGCTGGAGAGACAAGTGGAAACGATCAGGAACCTGGTGGATTCCTACATGGCAATTGTCAACAAAACCATCAGAGACCTCATGCCGAAGACAATCATGCACCTCATGATAAACAAT ACCAAGGACTTCATCCATTCAGAGCTGCTGGCAAACCTGTACTCCTGCGGGGACCAGAACACGCTGATGGAGGAGTCGGCGGAGCAGGCGCAGCGGCGCGACGAGATGCTGCGCATGTACCACGCGCTGAAGGAGGCCCTCAACATCATCGGGGACATCAACACCAGCACCATCAGCACCCCCATGCCCCCACCGGTGGACGACTCCTGGCTGCAGGTGCAGAGCGTACCGTCCGGACGCAG GTCCCCCACATCCAGCCCCACGCCGCAGAggagagctcctgcagtgcccccCGCCAGACCTGGGTCTCGCGGACCGGCTCCTGGGCCACCTCCTGCTGGTGGCTCCACGCTGGGTGGTGccccccctgtgccctccaggcCAGGTGCCTCTCCTGATCCCTTCGGGCCCCCACCTCAGGTTCCTTCTCGGCCCAACCGTGCTCCTCCTGGTGTTCCCAG TTGTTCATAG
- the DNM1 gene encoding dynamin-1 isoform X3 — protein sequence MGNRGMEDLIPLVNRLQDAFAAIGQNANLDLPQIAVVGGQSAGKSSVLENFVGRDFLPRGSGIVTRRPLVLQLVNASTEYGEFLHCKGKKFTDFEEVRLEIEAETDRVTGSNKGISPVPINLRVYSPHVLNLTLVDLPGMTKVPVGDQPPDIEFQIRDMLMQFVTKENCLILAVSPANSDLANSDALKIAKEVDPQGQRTIGVITKLDLMDEGTDARDVLENKLLPLRRGYIGVVNRSQKDIDGKKDIQAALAAERKFFLSHPAYRHMADRMGTPFLQKVLNQQLTNHIRDTLPGLRNKLQSQLLSIEKEVEEYKNFRPDDPARKTKALLQMVQQFAVDFEKRIEGSGDQIDTYELSGGARINRIFHERFPFELVKMEFDEKELRREISYAIKNIHGIRTGLFTPDLAFEAIVKKQVQKLKEPSLKCVDMVVSELTSTIRKCSEKLSQYPHLREEMERIVTTHIREREGRTKDQVMLLIDIELAYMNTNHEDFIGFANAQQRSSQMSKKKAAGNQDEILVIRKGWLTINNIGIMKGGSKEYWFVLTAENLSWYKDDEEKEKKYMLPVDNLKLRDVEKGFMSSKHIFALFNTEQRNVYKDYRQLELACETQEEVDSWKASFLRAGVYPERVGDKDKASEAEENGGDSFMHSMDPQLERQVETIRNLVDSYMAIVNKTIRDLMPKTIMHLMINNTKDFIHSELLANLYSCGDQNTLMEESAEQAQRRDEMLRMYHALKEALNIIGDINTSTISTPMPPPVDDSWLQVQSVPSGRRSPTSSPTPQRRAPAVPPARPGSRGPAPGPPPAGGSTLGGAPPVPSRPGASPDPFGPPPQVPSRPNRAPPGVPRRGPASPTRPTIIRPAEPSLLDL from the exons GGACTTTCTGCCACGTGGATCTGGCATCGTAACCCGGCGCCCACTGGTCCTTCAGCTGGTCAATGCCAGCACAG AATATGGCGAGTTCCTACactgcaaaggaaagaaattcacCGATTTTGAGGAGGTCCGTTTGGAGATTGAGGCTGAAACAGATCGTGTTACTGGCTCCAACAAAGGGATTTCCCCTGTGCCCATCAATCTCCGAGTCTACTCTCCCCATG TCCTGAACCTGACCTTGGTGGATCTGCCGGGGATGACAAAAGTCCCTGTAGGGGATCAGCCCCCTGACATCGAGTTCCAGATCCGAGACATGCTCATGCAGTTTGTCACCAAAGAGAACTGCCTCATCCTAGCAGTATCCCCAGCCAACTCTGATCTGGCCAATTCTGATGCCCTGAAGATTGCAAAGGAGGTGGATCCTCAAG gCCAACGCACCATTGGGGTCATCACCAAGCTGGATCTTATGGATGAAGGAACTGATGCACGAGATGTGTTAGAAAACAAATTGCTTCCCCTCCGTAGGG GTTACATTGGTGTGGTCAACAGAAGTCAGAAGGACATAGATGGCAAGAAGGACAttcaggcagctctggctgcagagaggaagTTTTTTCTCTCCCACCCAGCCTACAGACACATGGCTGATCGCATGGGAACCCCCTTCCTGCAGAAAGTTCTGAACCAG CAACTGACCAACCACATCCGTGACACGCTGCCAGGGCTGCGGAAcaagctgcagagccagctgctgtCCATTGAGAAGGAGGTGGAGGAGTACAAGAACTTCCGCCCCGATGACCCTGCTCGCAAGACCAAAGCTCTGCTTCA GATGGTCCAGCAGTTTGCTGTGGACTTTGAGAAACGCATTGAAGGCTCTGGAGACCAAATTGACACCTATGAGCTGTCGGGAGGAGCTCGGATCAACCGCATCTTCCACGAGCGTTTCCCCTTTGAGCTGGTGAAG ATGGAGTTTGATGAGAAGGAGCTGCGGCGGGAGATCAGCTACGCCATCAAGAACATCCACGGTATCAG AACGGGTCTCTTCACGCCTGACCTCGCTTTTGAAGCCATAGTGAAAAAGCAGGTGCAGAAGTTGAAGGAGCCAAGTCTGAAGTGTGTGGATATGGTAGTGAGTGAGCTCACATCCACCATCAGAAAGTGTAGCGAAAag ctcagccagtACCCTCACCTGcgggaggagatggagaggaTTGTCACCACCCAcatcagggagagagagggcAGGACCAAGGACCAG GTTATGCTTCTAATAGACATTGAGCTGGCTTACATGAACACAAACCACGAGGATTTCATTGGCTTTGCCAA TgctcagcagaggagcagccagaTGAGCAAGAAGAAGGCAGCTGGTAACCAG GATGAGATCCTG GTGATCCGGAAAGGCTGGCTCACCATCAACAACATTGGGATCATGAAGGGTGGCTCCAAGGAGTATTGGTTTGTCCTGACAGCAGAGAACCTCTCCTGGTACAAGGATGATGAG gagaaggagaagaagtaCATGTTACCAGTGGATAACCTGAAACTGCGGGATGTGGAGAAGGGCTTCATGTCCAGCAAGCACATCTTTGCTCTCTTCAACACTGAACAGAG GAATGTTTACAAGGACTAccggcagctggagctggcctGTGAGACCCAGGAGGAGGTGGACAGCTGGAAGGCTTCCTTCCTTAGGGCAGGAGTGTACCCAGAGCGTGTTGGG GACAAGGACAAA gCCAGTGAAGCAGAGGAGAATGGAGGAGATAGTTTCATGCACTCCATGGATCCTCAGCTGGAGAGACAAGTGGAAACGATCAGGAACCTGGTGGATTCCTACATGGCAATTGTCAACAAAACCATCAGAGACCTCATGCCGAAGACAATCATGCACCTCATGATAAACAAT ACCAAGGACTTCATCCATTCAGAGCTGCTGGCAAACCTGTACTCCTGCGGGGACCAGAACACGCTGATGGAGGAGTCGGCGGAGCAGGCGCAGCGGCGCGACGAGATGCTGCGCATGTACCACGCGCTGAAGGAGGCCCTCAACATCATCGGGGACATCAACACCAGCACCATCAGCACCCCCATGCCCCCACCGGTGGACGACTCCTGGCTGCAGGTGCAGAGCGTACCGTCCGGACGCAG GTCCCCCACATCCAGCCCCACGCCGCAGAggagagctcctgcagtgcccccCGCCAGACCTGGGTCTCGCGGACCGGCTCCTGGGCCACCTCCTGCTGGTGGCTCCACGCTGGGTGGTGccccccctgtgccctccaggcCAGGTGCCTCTCCTGATCCCTTCGGGCCCCCACCTCAGGTTCCTTCTCGGCCCAACCGTGCTCCTCCTGGTGTTCCCAG
- the DNM1 gene encoding dynamin-1 isoform X6 → MGNRGMEDLIPLVNRLQDAFAAIGQNANLDLPQIAVVGGQSAGKSSVLENFVGRDFLPRGSGIVTRRPLVLQLVNASTEYGEFLHCKGKKFTDFEEVRLEIEAETDRVTGSNKGISPVPINLRVYSPHVLNLTLVDLPGMTKVPVGDQPPDIEFQIRDMLMQFVTKENCLILAVSPANSDLANSDALKIAKEVDPQGQRTIGVITKLDLMDEGTDARDVLENKLLPLRRGYIGVVNRSQKDIDGKKDIQAALAAERKFFLSHPAYRHMADRMGTPFLQKVLNQQLTNHIRDTLPGLRNKLQSQLLSIEKEVEEYKNFRPDDPARKTKALLQMVQQFAVDFEKRIEGSGDQIDTYELSGGARINRIFHERFPFELVKMEFDEKELRREISYAIKNIHGIRTGLFTPDLAFEAIVKKQVQKLKEPSLKCVDMVVSELTSTIRKCSEKLSQYPHLREEMERIVTTHIREREGRTKDQVMLLIDIELAYMNTNHEDFIGFANAQQRSSQMSKKKAAGNQDEILVIRKGWLTINNIGIMKGGSKEYWFVLTAENLSWYKDDEEKEKKYMLPVDNLKLRDVEKGFMSSKHIFALFNTEQRNVYKDYRQLELACETQEEVDSWKASFLRAGVYPERVGDKDKASEAEENGGDSFMHSMDPQLERQVETIRNLVDSYMAIVNKTIRDLMPKTIMHLMINNTKDFIHSELLANLYSCGDQNTLMEESAEQAQRRDEMLRMYHALKEALNIIGDINTSTISTPMPPPVDDSWLQVQSVPSGRRSPTSSPTPQRRAPAVPPARPGSRGPAPGPPPAGGSTLGGAPPVPSRPGASPDPFGPPPQVPSRPNRAPPGVPSRPGKASPARPESPKPPFDM, encoded by the exons GGACTTTCTGCCACGTGGATCTGGCATCGTAACCCGGCGCCCACTGGTCCTTCAGCTGGTCAATGCCAGCACAG AATATGGCGAGTTCCTACactgcaaaggaaagaaattcacCGATTTTGAGGAGGTCCGTTTGGAGATTGAGGCTGAAACAGATCGTGTTACTGGCTCCAACAAAGGGATTTCCCCTGTGCCCATCAATCTCCGAGTCTACTCTCCCCATG TCCTGAACCTGACCTTGGTGGATCTGCCGGGGATGACAAAAGTCCCTGTAGGGGATCAGCCCCCTGACATCGAGTTCCAGATCCGAGACATGCTCATGCAGTTTGTCACCAAAGAGAACTGCCTCATCCTAGCAGTATCCCCAGCCAACTCTGATCTGGCCAATTCTGATGCCCTGAAGATTGCAAAGGAGGTGGATCCTCAAG gCCAACGCACCATTGGGGTCATCACCAAGCTGGATCTTATGGATGAAGGAACTGATGCACGAGATGTGTTAGAAAACAAATTGCTTCCCCTCCGTAGGG GTTACATTGGTGTGGTCAACAGAAGTCAGAAGGACATAGATGGCAAGAAGGACAttcaggcagctctggctgcagagaggaagTTTTTTCTCTCCCACCCAGCCTACAGACACATGGCTGATCGCATGGGAACCCCCTTCCTGCAGAAAGTTCTGAACCAG CAACTGACCAACCACATCCGTGACACGCTGCCAGGGCTGCGGAAcaagctgcagagccagctgctgtCCATTGAGAAGGAGGTGGAGGAGTACAAGAACTTCCGCCCCGATGACCCTGCTCGCAAGACCAAAGCTCTGCTTCA GATGGTCCAGCAGTTTGCTGTGGACTTTGAGAAACGCATTGAAGGCTCTGGAGACCAAATTGACACCTATGAGCTGTCGGGAGGAGCTCGGATCAACCGCATCTTCCACGAGCGTTTCCCCTTTGAGCTGGTGAAG ATGGAGTTTGATGAGAAGGAGCTGCGGCGGGAGATCAGCTACGCCATCAAGAACATCCACGGTATCAG AACGGGTCTCTTCACGCCTGACCTCGCTTTTGAAGCCATAGTGAAAAAGCAGGTGCAGAAGTTGAAGGAGCCAAGTCTGAAGTGTGTGGATATGGTAGTGAGTGAGCTCACATCCACCATCAGAAAGTGTAGCGAAAag ctcagccagtACCCTCACCTGcgggaggagatggagaggaTTGTCACCACCCAcatcagggagagagagggcAGGACCAAGGACCAG GTTATGCTTCTAATAGACATTGAGCTGGCTTACATGAACACAAACCACGAGGATTTCATTGGCTTTGCCAA TgctcagcagaggagcagccagaTGAGCAAGAAGAAGGCAGCTGGTAACCAG GATGAGATCCTG GTGATCCGGAAAGGCTGGCTCACCATCAACAACATTGGGATCATGAAGGGTGGCTCCAAGGAGTATTGGTTTGTCCTGACAGCAGAGAACCTCTCCTGGTACAAGGATGATGAG gagaaggagaagaagtaCATGTTACCAGTGGATAACCTGAAACTGCGGGATGTGGAGAAGGGCTTCATGTCCAGCAAGCACATCTTTGCTCTCTTCAACACTGAACAGAG GAATGTTTACAAGGACTAccggcagctggagctggcctGTGAGACCCAGGAGGAGGTGGACAGCTGGAAGGCTTCCTTCCTTAGGGCAGGAGTGTACCCAGAGCGTGTTGGG GACAAGGACAAA gCCAGTGAAGCAGAGGAGAATGGAGGAGATAGTTTCATGCACTCCATGGATCCTCAGCTGGAGAGACAAGTGGAAACGATCAGGAACCTGGTGGATTCCTACATGGCAATTGTCAACAAAACCATCAGAGACCTCATGCCGAAGACAATCATGCACCTCATGATAAACAAT ACCAAGGACTTCATCCATTCAGAGCTGCTGGCAAACCTGTACTCCTGCGGGGACCAGAACACGCTGATGGAGGAGTCGGCGGAGCAGGCGCAGCGGCGCGACGAGATGCTGCGCATGTACCACGCGCTGAAGGAGGCCCTCAACATCATCGGGGACATCAACACCAGCACCATCAGCACCCCCATGCCCCCACCGGTGGACGACTCCTGGCTGCAGGTGCAGAGCGTACCGTCCGGACGCAG GTCCCCCACATCCAGCCCCACGCCGCAGAggagagctcctgcagtgcccccCGCCAGACCTGGGTCTCGCGGACCGGCTCCTGGGCCACCTCCTGCTGGTGGCTCCACGCTGGGTGGTGccccccctgtgccctccaggcCAGGTGCCTCTCCTGATCCCTTCGGGCCCCCACCTCAGGTTCCTTCTCGGCCCAACCGTGCTCCTCCTGGTGTTCCCAG